The following proteins are encoded in a genomic region of Triticum dicoccoides isolate Atlit2015 ecotype Zavitan chromosome 1B, WEW_v2.0, whole genome shotgun sequence:
- the LOC119350579 gene encoding uncharacterized protein LOC119350579, translated as MAAELGEIEELVEEILIRLPKDEPGNLLRSSLVSKQWHDLLAADGFRRRYGDFHRTPPMLGFFHIWPEPCAEFIPTTDFAAPDLDPRQHYSVEDCRHGRVLVRYIDEDTNIPLLVVWDPITGSETLLGSLEKMGTGSWSASVLCAADNCRHGDCQSGPFRVVFVFLHHEEEVATACVYSSETASWSSLAITDLGMFEEEIDCCTPSVLAGDALYFLLFRDQAFEGCSILKYDLGTSCLSEINLSEEMQDASNSPILIASDDGLLGLADLFYSDLSIWWREVDPDGVASWAERRDIDLETLLPAGDFKISPDLVGSIEGTDIIFATTSLGTYEIDLKSLTSPLKMLSTWLNQDLNVKWTILPYVSFYYPPAVAGIVDEESSEDGDGDEEA; from the exons ATGGCGGCGGAGCTGGGCGAGATTGAGGAGCTCGTGGAGGAGATCCTCATCCGCCTCCCTAAGGACGAGCCAGGTAATCTCCTCCGCTCCTCCCTCGTCAGTAAGCAATGGCACGACCTCCTCGCCGCCGACGGCTTCCGTCGCCGCTACGGTGATTTCCACCGAACACCTCCCATGCTTGGCTTCTTCCACATCTGGCCGGAACCCTGCGCCGAGTTCATCCCCACGACGGATTTCGCCGCGCCCGATCTCGACCCCCGGCAGCACTATTCCGTGGAAGATTGTCGCCACGGCCGCGTCCTCGTTCGGTACATCGATGAGGATACGAATATCCCATTGCTGGTTGTCTGGGACCCCATTACGGGCAGCGAAACATTGCTTGGCAGCCTCGAGAAGATGGGAACGGGAAGCTGGTCTGCCTCGGTGCTCTGTGCGGCGGACAACTGCCGCCATGGTGACTGCCAATCGGGTCCATTCCGCGTCGTTTTCGTCTTCCTTCACCACGAAGAGGAGGTCGCTACGGCGTGCGTGTACTCATCGGAGACGGCTAGTTGGAGCTCTCTGGCCATCACCGACCTTGGTATGTTTGAGGAGGAAATCGATTGCTGCACGCCTAGTGTACTCGCAGGAGATGCGCTCTATTTCCTCCTGTTCCGGGACCAGGCGTTTGAAGGTTGCAGTATTCTCAAGTACGACTTGGGAACCTCTTGTCTGTCAGAGATTAATCTGTCGGAGGAGATGCAGGATGCCAGCAACAGTCCAATTCTCATCGCATCGGACGACGGTCTGCTAGGGCTCGCAGACCTGTTCTATTCCGACCTCTCCATCTGGTGGAGAGAGGTGGATCCCGATGGAGTTGCGTCGTGGGCAGAACGCAGAGACATCGACCTCGAGACTCTTCTTCCCGCTGGTGATTTCAAGATATCACCAGACTTGGTTGGCTCCATCGAGGGTACTGACATCATTTTTGCAACCACAAGTCTCGGCACCTACGAAATTGATCTCAAGTCACTGACATCACCTTTGAAGATGCTCTCCACCTGGCTGAATCAAGATCTGAATGTCAAATGGACCATCTTACCCTACGTTAGCTTCTACTATCCTCCAG CGGTGGCTGGTATTGTGGATGAAGAATCAAgtgaagatggagatggcgatgaggAAGCATAA